Proteins co-encoded in one Bremerella sp. TYQ1 genomic window:
- a CDS encoding glycosyltransferase family 39 protein: MKSKKKGSKSQEINASESTVDSASSPIISQADDWIQVFAYAALAWLVVWGAWQRVESCDRWPSTYHVMRQYTSALRARDIYLAMAPSSQQSTKERIYHREVSKEQVYEPPVNESITALAYLAMGEESPHVSTYFSTIVWLVGGVALFLIVLRLTSNPITQMVVVGFYMNCPMGLIVSRTFQPEPLMIATFLWALWLLIQSGYPSAWRQTVWLGSVCGLLLLAKPGFMLFPLCAAFTGLGLTEVGLKRLLSDPRWYVFGILCAVPSFFWIQVICPGQQGVSFVPGMLGDMILWGQWIQYLEDYYGWAILLFVALGIVLASSDRWRWLYVGLLAGYMTFVIATNYRSMSHSYYCAVLIPLVSICLCPLIDGLFQLTERKTSTAVGIMLLAGWLTLVGFSAGPEIHTFYAPLTEREYAQIGQSVGVGGNVVAITEDYARGLKYHSYLDAHHWPHGGDLKLQEAAGEKVESDTTRLENFRRDGATHFVVIMTERVRGEQQILQYLSENFEMSTGGDGKYVIFDLNKTKAKQE, encoded by the coding sequence ATGAAGTCAAAAAAGAAGGGATCAAAGTCGCAGGAGATCAACGCTTCAGAATCGACGGTGGATAGTGCTTCATCTCCAATTATCTCGCAAGCCGACGATTGGATTCAGGTATTTGCCTATGCCGCTCTGGCTTGGCTTGTGGTTTGGGGGGCTTGGCAGCGTGTCGAAAGTTGCGATCGGTGGCCGTCCACCTATCACGTGATGCGGCAGTACACATCGGCATTACGCGCCCGAGACATCTATTTGGCGATGGCCCCTTCCTCTCAACAATCGACCAAGGAGCGAATCTACCATCGCGAGGTGTCCAAAGAGCAAGTCTACGAGCCACCTGTTAACGAGTCGATTACCGCTTTGGCCTATCTCGCGATGGGTGAAGAATCGCCCCATGTTTCGACCTATTTCTCAACAATTGTGTGGCTAGTTGGTGGCGTGGCGTTGTTTCTGATTGTCCTTCGCTTAACGTCAAATCCGATCACTCAGATGGTTGTGGTTGGTTTCTACATGAATTGCCCGATGGGCTTAATCGTATCGCGGACGTTTCAACCTGAGCCTCTAATGATTGCCACGTTTTTGTGGGCACTTTGGCTTCTTATTCAATCTGGTTATCCCAGCGCCTGGCGGCAAACGGTTTGGTTGGGATCGGTTTGCGGTTTGCTTTTGCTCGCGAAACCTGGGTTTATGCTTTTTCCACTATGTGCCGCGTTTACAGGGTTAGGATTGACGGAAGTGGGCCTCAAACGCCTCTTGTCTGATCCCCGCTGGTATGTGTTCGGTATTCTTTGCGCGGTGCCTAGCTTTTTCTGGATCCAAGTCATTTGCCCCGGGCAGCAGGGCGTATCTTTTGTGCCGGGAATGCTTGGGGATATGATCTTATGGGGACAATGGATTCAATACTTAGAGGATTACTATGGATGGGCAATTCTTCTGTTTGTTGCCTTAGGTATCGTGTTGGCTAGTAGTGACCGATGGCGATGGCTTTATGTCGGTTTGCTTGCGGGATACATGACGTTCGTCATCGCAACCAACTACCGAAGCATGAGTCACAGTTACTATTGTGCTGTGCTAATTCCTCTGGTGAGCATTTGCCTCTGTCCATTGATAGATGGGTTATTCCAACTAACGGAGCGGAAAACTAGCACTGCGGTTGGAATCATGTTGCTTGCAGGCTGGTTAACGTTGGTTGGCTTTTCGGCGGGTCCTGAAATTCATACCTTTTACGCGCCGCTTACTGAGCGAGAGTATGCTCAGATTGGTCAGTCGGTTGGTGTCGGAGGCAACGTTGTGGCAATTACGGAAGATTACGCCAGGGGACTTAAATATCACAGCTATCTAGATGCACACCATTGGCCCCATGGTGGCGATCTAAAGCTGCAGGAAGCTGCTGGCGAAAAAGTGGAATCTGATACAACACGGCTAGAGAACTTCAGAAGGGATGGAGCAACTCATTTCGTTGTCATCATGACCGAACGTGTTCGCGGCGAACAACAAATCCTTCAATACCTTTCTGAGAACTTCGAGATGTCGACCGGCGGTGATGGTAAGTACGTCATTTTTGACTTAAACAAAACCAAAGCCAAGCAAGAGTAA
- a CDS encoding carboxypeptidase-like regulatory domain-containing protein: protein MPQSKSLAESTIQQWGVVSTSLLLLFAVGCQPSISYEMVPATGTVQLDGEPIENAKVVFHSETNPRAFGTTDSQGRFQMNTLKQGEGVAIGDFIVKIVSTQETKNSSGKSISLSPLYSENGVQVVTVAQGAPNDFEFALKSRPGKSDYMSDNPLEEP from the coding sequence ATGCCACAAAGCAAGTCGCTTGCAGAATCGACCATCCAGCAATGGGGTGTTGTTTCGACATCTCTGCTGCTTCTTTTCGCCGTTGGTTGCCAGCCATCGATCTCGTATGAAATGGTGCCAGCGACTGGCACCGTTCAACTAGATGGCGAGCCAATTGAAAATGCCAAAGTGGTTTTCCATTCCGAAACCAACCCGCGAGCATTTGGCACAACCGACTCTCAAGGACGGTTTCAGATGAACACCCTCAAGCAAGGCGAAGGAGTCGCGATTGGAGATTTCATCGTCAAGATTGTCTCGACGCAGGAAACGAAAAACAGCTCCGGAAAATCGATCAGCCTATCCCCGCTCTATAGCGAAAACGGTGTCCAAGTGGTCACCGTTGCCCAAGGTGCCCCGAATGATTTCGAGTTTGCATTGAAGAGTCGCCCCGGCAAAAGCGATTACATGTCGGACAATCCTCTCGAAGAACCGTAA
- a CDS encoding XylR family transcriptional regulator: MIQRVPACPDRLRIALLILNESHWSRSILDGIARFALEHGRWDLWMHPRGVGVPPSLPRDWSGDGVISRISNEKLRQSIDQHRLPTINVSWHGVHSRRFPKVIADPRGGGKLAGEFFVSRGFTNVGYIGPPICYSYQDEVLPEVVQTAENAGCRTFQFAPDPLAPEPDFDFQRTRLVEWVRSLPKPVGIVAWNSIQAREIILTCQAEQINVPNDVAILAVEDDPLVSKLSPIPISYIEQRVEQVGYESAKELQRIIAGGEPRDEPLIIAPEGIVEKASTNTVFATDSVVREAVAFIQQNREFAITVSDLTRHLDISRRSLEDRFRRVLKRSPAEEIRMARVNVLKKLLCQTTFTLAEISEKSGFSCENSMLRFFKRMTGITPGEFRRNHPKDLLDSAD, from the coding sequence ATGATTCAGCGAGTTCCAGCTTGTCCTGACCGACTTCGCATTGCTCTGCTAATTCTCAACGAAAGCCACTGGAGCCGATCGATCCTGGACGGCATCGCACGCTTTGCCCTGGAACATGGACGGTGGGATCTTTGGATGCATCCCCGTGGTGTTGGAGTCCCGCCGAGTCTTCCGCGCGACTGGTCGGGCGACGGCGTCATCTCACGAATCTCGAACGAGAAGCTTCGCCAATCGATCGATCAACATCGCTTGCCAACGATTAATGTCTCTTGGCATGGCGTTCACAGCCGACGCTTTCCCAAGGTGATCGCCGATCCTCGTGGCGGCGGAAAGCTGGCCGGAGAGTTTTTCGTCAGTCGCGGCTTTACCAACGTCGGTTACATCGGGCCGCCAATCTGTTACAGCTACCAAGATGAGGTGTTGCCTGAGGTTGTCCAAACGGCGGAAAACGCTGGATGCCGAACATTTCAGTTTGCCCCAGATCCGCTCGCTCCGGAACCTGATTTCGACTTTCAACGAACACGCTTAGTCGAATGGGTCCGTTCTCTTCCCAAACCTGTTGGCATTGTTGCTTGGAATTCGATTCAAGCCCGAGAGATCATCCTGACTTGTCAGGCCGAGCAAATCAACGTTCCCAACGACGTCGCCATTCTGGCCGTCGAGGACGATCCGTTGGTCTCGAAACTCTCGCCAATACCAATCTCTTACATTGAGCAGCGCGTCGAGCAAGTGGGCTATGAATCCGCAAAAGAGCTCCAACGAATTATCGCCGGGGGAGAACCACGGGATGAACCTCTAATCATTGCCCCCGAAGGCATCGTCGAAAAAGCTTCTACGAACACGGTATTTGCTACTGACTCAGTCGTTCGTGAGGCGGTAGCATTCATCCAACAGAATCGGGAATTTGCCATTACGGTTTCTGATTTAACGCGTCATCTCGACATTTCCAGAAGATCCCTGGAAGACCGGTTCCGTCGCGTCTTGAAGCGTTCTCCCGCCGAAGAGATTCGGATGGCACGCGTGAATGTACTGAAGAAACTTCTTTGCCAAACGACATTCACGTTAGCGGAGATCAGCGAGAAGTCTGGCTTTAGCTGCGAGAACTCGATGCTTCGTTTCTTCAAACGAATGACGGGGATCACGCCTGGTGAGTTCCGTCGCAATCATCCCAAAGATCTCCTCGACAGTGCCGACTAG
- a CDS encoding BPL-N domain-containing protein, translated as MSQANYTLKSKLIFCTCLAVLTIVQTAAAQTPVTTEVTSLIRVAVYDHSDGSASGPKNLKRILGKENGFDAVVVTPQQIRDGVLEDFDVLIMPGGSGSKQSEMLEESGRSTVKEFVDNGGGYVGICAGSYLASSHYSWSLGLLNAKVWDRVHWARGTGTVSLAISPAGNEVLGADENALECYYGQGPLLVPDNNPDLPGYEVLATYETEIAKKGAPKGAMVGTHAIVRTMYGNGRVICYSPHPEKSGGPNSIMAEGVRWAGSGKCK; from the coding sequence ATGTCCCAGGCCAACTATACCTTGAAATCGAAATTGATCTTCTGCACCTGCCTTGCGGTTCTCACAATCGTTCAAACGGCTGCGGCACAGACCCCTGTCACCACCGAGGTGACGTCCTTGATTCGCGTGGCGGTATATGACCACAGCGATGGATCTGCCAGCGGCCCGAAGAACCTGAAACGAATACTTGGGAAAGAAAACGGATTTGACGCGGTTGTCGTCACGCCACAGCAGATCCGTGATGGTGTGCTGGAAGACTTTGATGTGCTGATCATGCCAGGCGGTTCAGGCAGCAAACAGTCGGAAATGCTTGAAGAATCTGGCCGTAGCACGGTCAAAGAATTTGTCGACAACGGAGGCGGATACGTGGGGATCTGTGCTGGATCGTACCTGGCCTCGTCGCATTATTCCTGGTCGCTTGGCCTGCTCAATGCCAAGGTATGGGATCGCGTGCACTGGGCTCGCGGAACAGGAACTGTTTCGCTAGCCATCTCGCCTGCTGGCAACGAGGTCCTGGGGGCCGATGAAAACGCACTTGAGTGTTACTACGGCCAGGGCCCACTTCTCGTGCCGGATAACAATCCTGATTTGCCAGGTTATGAAGTTCTGGCGACTTACGAGACCGAGATCGCTAAGAAGGGAGCTCCCAAGGGAGCCATGGTCGGAACGCATGCCATCGTGCGAACGATGTACGGCAACGGTCGTGTCATCTGTTACAGCCCTCATCCAGAAAAGTCTGGCGGTCCTAATTCCATTATGGCCGAAGGCGTCCGCTGGGCTGGAAGTGGAAAATGTAAATAG
- a CDS encoding Na+/H+ antiporter NhaC family protein codes for MPPQSDNQQPAPTSSGTNNEGPSSPAPLAQRFILLGTIAVVLLVAFSIGQIISPTWVVQEVVLDANATEDLSSAMPLEESGLTDADIQQHQANGTSPETTSVLIQANTESGEIQYLQRTASPHYGIWSLFPAIVAIVSCWVFREPLTSLLLGTISGAFILGQVDVLDQVLLPSVATVKAAGILILYLWLLGGLLGIWARTGTAQEFAEWVSRTFVKGPRTAKLAAWFLGVLFFQGGTISTVLVGTAVRPISDQQNVSHEELSYIVDSTASPIACLIAFNAWPSYIQTLIFVPGVAYLASEHDRIQFFFQALPLSFYAIFAVLGTFLLSIDCAPILGKQFRAAIHRARTTGKLNRPDAKPLAFAGNEANPVAPHYQAHAFDFCLPIVMLTIVAIGSFYLTGAPQVRWAFALALLIAGVIALLRGMSLHELMAGVGSGLQSVVYASVILMLAVTLGNLTQQIGGGAFLVDLLGETVPFWSLPSLLFLITIGIAFSTGTSWGTFAVAFPLAMPLALALATSQGLSHESLYLSICFACVLNGSVFGDQCSPISDTTVLSAMTTGADLMDHVLTQIVPASVAALLAIVCWTALCFFC; via the coding sequence TTGCCTCCGCAATCTGATAACCAACAGCCTGCCCCCACCTCTAGCGGCACGAACAACGAAGGCCCCTCGAGCCCTGCACCGCTTGCCCAGCGTTTTATCCTCCTGGGAACGATTGCGGTCGTGCTGCTAGTCGCATTTTCGATCGGTCAGATCATATCGCCGACTTGGGTTGTTCAAGAGGTGGTTTTAGATGCTAACGCCACCGAGGACCTATCCTCTGCAATGCCGCTCGAAGAATCGGGTCTAACGGACGCCGATATTCAACAGCACCAAGCCAACGGCACTTCTCCAGAAACAACAAGCGTTTTAATCCAAGCGAATACCGAATCGGGGGAGATTCAGTACCTGCAACGAACCGCGTCGCCTCACTATGGAATTTGGTCCCTTTTCCCCGCGATTGTAGCGATCGTTTCGTGTTGGGTTTTTCGCGAACCGCTAACGTCACTACTTTTGGGAACCATCAGCGGCGCGTTCATTCTTGGCCAAGTCGACGTACTTGATCAGGTACTACTGCCTTCTGTAGCAACGGTGAAAGCGGCTGGTATTTTAATTCTCTATCTTTGGCTTCTTGGAGGGCTGCTGGGAATTTGGGCTCGGACAGGCACAGCTCAAGAATTTGCTGAATGGGTCTCTCGAACGTTCGTCAAAGGACCGAGAACCGCTAAGCTCGCGGCTTGGTTTTTGGGAGTCTTATTCTTTCAAGGGGGTACCATCAGCACGGTACTTGTGGGGACAGCCGTTCGACCTATTTCGGATCAGCAAAACGTTAGCCACGAGGAGCTTTCGTACATAGTTGACTCGACCGCCTCGCCGATAGCCTGTTTAATCGCGTTCAATGCCTGGCCGAGCTATATCCAGACGTTAATCTTCGTGCCAGGCGTGGCTTACCTGGCAAGCGAACATGATCGTATTCAGTTCTTTTTCCAAGCATTGCCTCTCAGCTTCTACGCGATTTTCGCAGTCCTGGGCACGTTTCTCCTATCGATCGATTGTGCTCCCATATTAGGAAAACAGTTTCGTGCTGCGATTCACCGAGCACGCACGACGGGAAAACTGAATCGACCAGATGCCAAACCGTTGGCATTTGCAGGCAACGAGGCTAATCCGGTCGCCCCTCATTACCAGGCCCATGCATTCGATTTTTGCTTACCGATCGTTATGCTGACCATCGTCGCGATTGGCAGCTTTTACCTTACCGGTGCTCCTCAAGTACGTTGGGCATTCGCCCTCGCGCTGCTAATCGCAGGCGTGATTGCCCTGCTACGGGGAATGTCGCTGCATGAGTTGATGGCTGGCGTAGGAAGTGGTCTGCAAAGCGTCGTCTATGCTTCGGTCATCTTGATGCTGGCCGTCACGCTGGGCAACTTGACTCAGCAGATCGGCGGCGGAGCCTTTCTTGTTGATTTACTTGGAGAAACAGTTCCATTCTGGAGTTTGCCAAGTCTGCTGTTTTTAATCACCATCGGTATCGCGTTCTCAACGGGCACTAGCTGGGGAACGTTTGCAGTGGCGTTTCCGTTGGCCATGCCGCTGGCGTTGGCCCTGGCCACCTCGCAAGGACTATCCCACGAATCCCTTTACCTTTCGATCTGCTTCGCTTGCGTGCTGAACGGAAGCGTTTTCGGCGATCAATGCTCGCCAATTTCTGACACGACGGTCCTTAGCGCGATGACCACCGGGGCAGATCTCATGGATCACGTACTCACTCAAATTGTCCCAGCATCGGTCGCCGCGTTGTTGGCGATTGTTTGCTGGACAGCCCTTTGCTTTTTTTGTTGA
- the ggt gene encoding gamma-glutamyltransferase: MIHPLRFLVLAGIAFVGLPLASSSLSLNAQELARPPREPVDVAQGKLGVVVSDTEYASKVGEELLAKGGNAVDAAIGVAFALEVTWPEAGNIGGGGFMMIAPPEEDVFCINYREKSPANVTAQSFDDWEEHRHIRMAGVPGTVRGMELAHQKYGKLPWKEIIAPSIALARDGITVDPYLAYSLNNVLSLDYIQNLPRFAELRRVYGHPDGRMWQAGEKLFQPDLANSLTLIAEQGADAFYEGSIARQIAAESKRTGGLITEKDLQEYTAQALPAMEAEFGPYTVYGAPLPSSGGTTVLLHLRMLEQLDFPRDSDEYWTAEQVHLLTEVMRRGFRERAAWLGDPDFVTVPSDLTSVEHAKTLAATIKLDRATRSEDIAGDIKIAEGPYESMETTHFSVIDKDGMAVSNTYTLEGTFGCRIVVPGTGILLNNEMGDFNWYPGHTDRDGNIGTAANQIAPGKRMLSSQSPMIVRENGQAKLLIGSPGGRTIINTVTEVLAQTLILERPLDVAIDGPRFHHQWFPDQVRFESIDNGVFEDIKPKLEAMGHNLERRETWRQGAANGIIVDLSTGEAQGVADWRRGGSAKAVK; encoded by the coding sequence ATGATACATCCGCTTCGGTTTCTCGTACTCGCCGGCATTGCGTTCGTCGGACTACCCTTGGCGTCGTCCTCGTTATCGCTTAACGCCCAGGAACTTGCTCGTCCGCCTAGGGAGCCCGTTGATGTCGCTCAGGGAAAACTTGGGGTTGTCGTTTCGGACACCGAGTACGCCTCGAAGGTCGGTGAAGAACTGCTTGCCAAAGGTGGAAACGCCGTCGACGCGGCAATTGGCGTTGCGTTCGCTTTAGAGGTTACCTGGCCGGAAGCAGGCAACATTGGCGGCGGTGGATTCATGATGATTGCCCCGCCTGAAGAAGACGTATTCTGCATTAACTACCGAGAAAAATCTCCCGCAAATGTCACCGCGCAAAGCTTCGACGACTGGGAAGAACACCGCCACATTCGCATGGCTGGCGTGCCTGGTACGGTTCGTGGCATGGAACTCGCCCATCAAAAGTACGGCAAGTTGCCCTGGAAAGAGATCATTGCTCCTTCAATCGCGTTGGCGCGCGACGGGATCACCGTCGATCCCTACTTGGCTTATTCGCTGAACAATGTCCTATCGCTCGATTACATCCAAAACTTGCCACGTTTCGCCGAACTCCGCCGAGTCTATGGACATCCAGACGGACGCATGTGGCAAGCAGGAGAAAAGCTGTTTCAACCAGATCTCGCAAACTCCTTAACGTTGATTGCGGAACAGGGAGCCGACGCATTCTACGAAGGCTCAATCGCCCGCCAGATCGCAGCAGAATCCAAACGGACCGGAGGTTTGATTACCGAGAAAGACCTGCAGGAATACACCGCTCAAGCTCTTCCTGCAATGGAAGCTGAATTTGGTCCCTACACCGTTTATGGTGCACCATTGCCTTCGTCCGGTGGCACGACTGTTTTGCTACACCTGCGAATGCTGGAACAACTCGATTTCCCGCGCGACTCTGACGAATACTGGACTGCCGAACAAGTTCATCTGCTTACCGAAGTCATGCGACGTGGATTTCGTGAACGTGCAGCATGGCTGGGCGATCCTGACTTCGTTACCGTTCCCAGCGATCTAACTTCGGTCGAGCATGCTAAAACTCTGGCAGCAACGATTAAGCTTGATCGAGCCACACGAAGCGAGGACATCGCGGGGGACATTAAAATTGCTGAAGGACCGTATGAAAGTATGGAAACGACGCACTTCTCGGTCATTGATAAAGATGGCATGGCAGTCAGCAACACCTACACGCTGGAAGGAACGTTCGGATGTCGAATTGTCGTCCCGGGCACAGGCATTCTTCTGAATAACGAAATGGGAGATTTCAACTGGTACCCAGGTCACACCGATCGAGACGGCAACATCGGTACAGCAGCCAATCAGATCGCCCCCGGCAAGCGAATGCTTAGCTCGCAATCACCCATGATTGTTCGAGAAAATGGGCAAGCCAAACTTCTCATCGGCAGCCCGGGCGGTCGAACCATTATCAATACCGTCACAGAGGTTTTAGCCCAAACGCTAATCCTCGAACGTCCACTCGACGTTGCGATCGATGGCCCACGTTTTCACCATCAATGGTTCCCTGATCAAGTTCGTTTCGAATCGATCGATAATGGCGTGTTTGAAGATATCAAACCCAAGCTGGAAGCGATGGGGCATAACCTCGAACGACGAGAGACTTGGCGGCAAGGAGCAGCCAACGGAATCATCGTTGACCTAAGTACCGGCGAAGCCCAAGGAGTTGCCGATTGGCGGCGAGGGGGTTCAGCCAAGGCGGTCAAGTAG
- a CDS encoding glycosyltransferase family 2 protein, which yields MIDASLRKFQALVNSTMNTLSKLSVIIPARDEEGCISSTVEHLHLELRLQNVPHEIVVVDDGSTDRTWEILQKVALEIPEVKPVSNPGPHGFGRAIQYGLQHYTGDAVVIMMADESDDCRDVVVYWKKLNEGYECVFGSRFIKGGGVIDYPTIKWMLNRMANLFIKVVFRIKLNDTTNAFKAYRREVIDGCRPLLAPHFNLTVELPLKAIVRGYTWTIIPITWRNRRTGFAKLKIREMGSRYFFITMYVWLEKYFSRGDYRRQIESSSHSNVRAPGDRDDSSSNDTTEHSSDDPSDRDLPIGEGSRH from the coding sequence TTGATTGATGCATCGCTTCGTAAATTCCAAGCCCTCGTAAATTCCACTATGAATACACTCAGTAAACTCTCAGTGATCATTCCCGCTCGTGACGAGGAGGGGTGTATTTCGTCTACTGTAGAGCATCTGCACTTGGAATTGCGACTTCAAAATGTTCCTCATGAAATCGTGGTCGTTGATGATGGAAGCACTGACCGCACATGGGAGATTTTGCAGAAAGTTGCTCTTGAGATTCCGGAAGTTAAGCCGGTGAGTAATCCTGGGCCACACGGATTCGGCCGGGCAATCCAATATGGTTTGCAGCACTACACCGGCGATGCAGTGGTAATCATGATGGCGGACGAGTCAGATGACTGCCGCGATGTTGTGGTGTACTGGAAGAAACTTAATGAGGGGTATGAGTGCGTTTTTGGAAGCCGCTTCATCAAGGGTGGAGGGGTCATTGATTACCCGACCATCAAGTGGATGTTAAACCGGATGGCCAACTTGTTTATCAAAGTGGTCTTTCGCATCAAGTTGAACGATACGACGAATGCTTTTAAAGCGTATCGCCGTGAAGTGATCGATGGCTGTCGCCCCCTCTTGGCACCTCACTTTAATCTGACCGTTGAGTTGCCACTCAAGGCGATCGTCCGTGGGTACACGTGGACAATTATTCCGATCACCTGGCGAAATCGGCGAACGGGATTTGCTAAGCTCAAAATCCGTGAAATGGGGAGCCGTTATTTTTTTATCACGATGTACGTCTGGCTGGAGAAATACTTCAGTCGCGGAGACTACCGGCGACAAATCGAATCGAGCTCTCACTCGAATGTTCGTGCTCCAGGCGATCGCGACGATTCCTCGTCGAACGATACGACCGAACATTCCTCTGACGACCCCTCCGACAGGGACCTGCCGATCGGTGAAGGAAGCCGTCATTGA
- a CDS encoding DUF1559 domain-containing protein → MNTSHAFFARQKRSAFTLVELLVVIAIIGILIALLLPAVQQAREAARRMQCQNNLKQMGLAMHNYHDTNNCFPAGFYRRSYSYSTFSGPGWGWGTMILPQIEQNNRYEALHVMDQFCSDDAAVLEYSQPPIEAYRCPSAPGDDLNDAFKNSDSEPSHGISSYKGVFGDLNTQYNYSGDDCSYYAGSCINGGNGMFSANSATKFRDVTDGTTNTVMIGEVPSGPNGTRDSSDDLIDYKGAVWVGVTLGGASSNVATHQTLRGVTSGGSTSTVYKINGSNAYSFGSHHPGGAQFVLSDGSVRFFTENMDGASVNRISNKEDGEVITN, encoded by the coding sequence ATGAATACGAGCCACGCTTTTTTTGCTCGCCAGAAGCGATCTGCTTTTACGCTCGTCGAACTGTTGGTGGTCATCGCAATCATCGGTATCTTAATCGCACTATTGCTGCCAGCGGTTCAACAAGCTCGTGAAGCTGCTCGCCGTATGCAGTGCCAGAACAATCTGAAACAGATGGGTTTGGCAATGCATAATTACCATGACACGAACAATTGCTTTCCCGCCGGTTTCTATCGCCGCTCTTATTCCTACTCGACGTTCTCTGGCCCAGGCTGGGGCTGGGGCACGATGATTCTGCCACAGATTGAACAGAACAATCGCTACGAAGCCTTGCACGTGATGGATCAATTCTGTTCTGACGATGCTGCAGTCTTGGAGTACTCGCAGCCACCGATCGAAGCGTATCGCTGTCCGAGTGCCCCAGGCGACGACCTCAACGATGCGTTCAAGAACTCGGACTCCGAACCTTCGCACGGCATTTCGAGCTACAAGGGCGTCTTTGGCGATCTGAACACGCAGTACAATTACTCCGGTGACGATTGCAGCTACTACGCTGGAAGTTGCATTAACGGTGGCAACGGAATGTTCTCGGCCAACAGTGCTACCAAGTTCCGCGATGTGACTGATGGAACCACAAACACGGTCATGATCGGCGAAGTCCCCAGCGGCCCTAATGGTACGCGAGACTCGTCGGATGACTTGATCGACTACAAAGGGGCTGTTTGGGTTGGGGTAACTCTGGGCGGTGCCAGCAGCAATGTTGCAACCCACCAAACGTTGCGTGGCGTAACAAGCGGTGGCTCAACAAGCACCGTCTATAAGATCAACGGGTCGAACGCCTATTCTTTCGGTTCCCATCATCCTGGTGGAGCTCAGTTCGTTTTGAGCGATGGCAGCGTTCGTTTCTTCACCGAAAACATGGATGGCGCTTCGGTGAATCGAATCTCCAATAAAGAAGATGGCGAAGTCATCACCAACTAA
- a CDS encoding carcinine hydrolase/isopenicillin-N N-acyltransferase family protein produces MSLPSSKPSYLAIGTLLLLATVTATELLACTTAVISERVTPDGRPLLWKNRDTSNGLHNEVAWVTGGKYKAVGVVNAGQRNSVWMGVNEVGFCIENSLSRDLSSSEDTSGPGNGSFMRMALQRCKTVDDFRRLLEETNVSGRSTIANFGVIDAHGGAALFETSPNDYKLFDANDPVVAPNGYIVRSNFSMTANKLQANPEKESIKEVYSSGRFLRAQCILDEVGFDDISLPEVVRQCCRDLSDDAGNPYPGTINGPAGQLPKSILTKSTISRTTTVSAVVFHGVKVGEDPKLTTMWTMLGDPKFSIAVPVFPVGEVADPLTDKRGGEIGEIALSLRGWRLTPDKDGIYTERISETWDDLWKTEDVLLETTLKAKDQWSKTGSNYDQLKQLQIKAGEMAMDTMQNELIEVKNAAISLSAPKPPVFSSTLTTTAN; encoded by the coding sequence ATGAGCCTTCCTTCCTCAAAGCCCTCCTACCTCGCAATAGGTACCCTCCTCCTGCTCGCAACCGTTACGGCTACGGAATTGCTTGCCTGCACAACTGCCGTCATCAGTGAAAGAGTCACTCCTGATGGTCGACCGCTTCTTTGGAAAAATCGAGACACTAGTAACGGACTTCATAACGAAGTCGCTTGGGTTACTGGCGGCAAGTACAAAGCTGTTGGTGTTGTGAATGCAGGTCAACGCAACTCGGTTTGGATGGGCGTCAACGAAGTCGGATTTTGCATCGAAAACTCTCTTAGTCGCGACTTGTCTTCCAGCGAAGACACGTCGGGGCCAGGCAACGGCAGTTTCATGCGAATGGCGTTGCAACGCTGCAAAACGGTTGATGACTTTCGCCGATTACTTGAAGAGACGAATGTTTCTGGACGTAGTACCATTGCCAACTTTGGAGTGATCGACGCTCATGGCGGCGCAGCTTTGTTTGAAACGAGCCCGAACGATTACAAGTTGTTTGATGCCAACGATCCTGTTGTCGCACCGAATGGCTATATTGTCCGTTCTAACTTCTCAATGACTGCTAACAAGTTGCAGGCCAACCCTGAGAAAGAATCGATCAAAGAGGTTTATTCGAGTGGGCGTTTCCTGCGGGCTCAATGCATTTTGGACGAAGTCGGCTTCGACGATATTTCCCTGCCTGAAGTGGTCCGCCAATGCTGCCGAGACCTGAGTGACGATGCGGGAAATCCTTATCCTGGAACCATCAACGGCCCTGCTGGCCAGTTGCCGAAATCGATCCTGACAAAAAGTACGATCAGCCGAACGACTACCGTTTCCGCTGTCGTGTTTCATGGGGTCAAAGTTGGTGAAGATCCTAAGCTGACCACGATGTGGACAATGCTCGGCGATCCTAAATTCTCGATTGCTGTCCCTGTCTTTCCTGTCGGAGAAGTTGCCGATCCGTTGACCGATAAACGAGGTGGCGAGATCGGAGAGATCGCTCTCTCGCTACGAGGCTGGCGACTGACTCCAGACAAGGATGGCATCTATACCGAACGTATCTCAGAGACCTGGGACGACCTTTGGAAGACGGAAGACGTTTTGCTGGAAACCACGCTTAAGGCCAAAGACCAGTGGAGCAAAACCGGATCGAATTACGATCAGCTCAAGCAGCTTCAGATCAAAGCAGGCGAGATGGCCATGGATACGATGCAAAACGAATTGATCGAAGTGAAAAACGCGGCGATCAGTCTGTCTGCACCGAAGCCTCCTGTCTTTTCATCTACGTTAACAACCACGGCCAACTAG